A genomic window from Cyprinus carpio isolate SPL01 chromosome A2, ASM1834038v1, whole genome shotgun sequence includes:
- the LOC109111393 gene encoding probable G-protein coupled receptor 148, with translation MHIHMPMEKLMEGKSERFYLAAEDLFLSLLCSFGNWYNKSGRAELHRCSSNFSNSSESPAEMFAHEWHGFIPPCHMRLLKLCPVLAFLAILLITPVLLVHILSRADLRQQTRYLLLANVLFSDLLFVCMNILSACINLAGVLMTEWPCAVLLFLSAVLYSSGVLSITAMVLDTCFAVLAPFRYLALWPVSRTYGALGVIWVISVFFPAASIGVFLWYHSTTPCALHLCSLPLLMVLTVSHFHPLHVSMLLTVTGIIFILLMVLSGYLILYFCTCSSGVWKGETSSRARGTFLIHYLHLFLAFCPLLVLMIELMLFNSSETMDPKVYLWMSLVVCNVLLILPKALAPYLYGLRYRELCNVLFQFFRLKRPTTITPVI, from the coding sequence ATGCACATACACATGCCAATGGAAAAACTGATGGAGGGAAAGTCGGAGCGTTTCTACCTAGCTGCAGAAGACCTTTTTTTATCTCTGCTTTGTTCGTTTGGCAATTGGTACAACAAGTCGGGTCGAGCTGAGCTTCACAGATGTTCTTCTAATTTCTCGAACTCTTCTGAAAGCCCAGCAGAGATGTTTGCACACGAGTGGCATGGATTCATCCCTCCCTGCCACATGAGGTTGCTTAAACTGTGCCCCGTTTTGGCCTTTCTAGCCATTCTGCTGATCACTCCGGTCCTTCTAGTACATATCCTGTCCAGAGCTGACCTGCGGCAGCAGACACGTTACCTCCTCCTGGCCAATGTTCTCTTCAGCGACCTGCTTTTTGTTTGCATGAATATCTTGAGTGCCTGCATCAATTTAGCCGGTGTGTTGATGACGGAGTGGCCGTGTGCCGTGCTGCTCTTCTTATCGGCCGTCTTGTACAGCTCTGGTGTCCTGAGTATTACAGCAATGGTGCTGGATACCTGCTTTGCAGTGTTAGCACCCTTTCGCTACCTGGCACTGTGGCCTGTGTCACGGACCTACGGAGCTCTTGGCGTAATCTGGGTCATCTCTGTCTTTTTCCCTGCGGCATCTATTGGCGTGTTTTTGTGGTACCATAGTACGACCCCCTGCGCCCTCCACCTCTGCTCCCTTCCTTTGCTGATGGTTTTGACCGTAAGCCACTTTCACCCACTCCATGTCTCCATGCTGCTGACGGTCACGGGTATCATTTTCATCCTTCTTATGGTGTTGTCTGGTTACCTCATCCTCTATTTTTGTACCTGTAGTTCAGGCGTGTGGAAGGGCGAGACCTCGTCCCGCGCTAGAGGAACATTTCTCATCCATTATCTCCACCTGTTCCTGGCTTTCTGCCCCCTGCTGGTTTTGATGATCGAGTTGATGCTTTTCAACAGCAGTGAGACTATGGACCCAAAAGTGTATCTGTGGATGTCCCTGGTGGTGTGTAACGTCTTACTCATCCTGCCCAAAGCCTTAGCGCCGTACCTGTACGGGCTCCGCTATAGAGAACTGTGCAACGTGCTATTCCAGTTCTTTCGGCTGAAAAGGCCTACAACTATCACACCtgtaatataa
- the LOC109088403 gene encoding probable G-protein coupled receptor 148 isoform X3, whose translation MNQSFIVKISADWYNITESRHMKLFLIPTVLLTSVTLLVNPILSLCILCFPSLRQENRYLLLANMLFADMLFLAINLAMVSCNSMGLHMPHWLCEFMMVSMVMTYSTSVLTITLMVVDTYVAVRWPLRYKEILPPSRARKIIMSLWVMATVCPVSLLVMFEVLMGQNKQSRPVCLVLIALHSLEQKKVGVHSYFIIAISLCTVLTVYCYIHLYIITKTSGIWRSRYSRARMTLLAHVLLLMMYFVPTLVFAVELALLKQESLEDVGVWINLVNMCVLMLLPRCCTPYLYILRYREIYKTIQHVLWKKRHQSQRSAA comes from the coding sequence ATGAATCAGTCTTTTATTGTTAAAATCTCTGCGGATTGGTACAACATAACGGAGAGCAGACACATGAAGCTGTTCCTCATCCCTACAGTTCTGCTCACCTCTGTCACGTTGCTGGTCAACCCCATTCTTTCCCTTTGCATACTGTGTTTTCCTTCGCTACGTCAAGAGAACCGCTACCTGCTCCTTGCTAACATGCTCTTCGCTGATATGCTCTTCCTCGCCATAAACCTTGCGATGGTCTCCTGCAACTCCATGGGCCTGCACATGCCCCACTGGTTGTGTGAGTTCATGATGGTGAGCATGGTAATGACATACAGCACCTCAGTGCTCACCATCACATTGATGGTTGTCGACACGTATGTGGCGGTACGGTGGCCGTTACGTTACAAAGAGATTCTTCCACCATCTCGGGCTAGGAAGATAATCATGAGCTTGTGGGTGATGGCCACAGTGTGTCCCGTCTCTTTGCTAGTGATGTTTGAGGTGTTGATGGGCCAGAACAAGCAGAGCCGTCCAGTGTGTTTAGTGTTGATTGCGCTGCACTCGTTGGAACAGAAGAAGGTTGGCGTTCATTCATACTTCATCATTGCCATCAGCCTCTGCACTGTTCTTACTGTGTACTGTTACATCCATCTCTACATCATCACCAAGACTTCTGGGATATGGCGTAGTCGGTACTCTCGTGCACGTATGACACTTCTGGCGCACGTTCTGTTACTCATGATGTATTTTGTACCCACGTTGGTCTTTGCAGTCGAGCTGGCTCTTTTAAAGCAAGAAAGCTTGGAGGATGTGGGAGTGTGGATTAACTTGGTGAACATGTGCGTGTTGATGTTGTTGCCACGCTGTTGCACACCTTACCTGTACATCCTGCGCTATCGCGAGATTTACAAGACTATCCAGCACGTGTTGTGGAAGAAGAGACACCAAAGTCAGAGGAGTGCAGCCTAG
- the LOC109088403 gene encoding transcription termination factor 4, mitochondrial-like isoform X1, which translates to MGTHVCRKQIVRWMWRWSVCPVAVSRGYMPFCSTQQKPHQANPSPISQVTHRPGNQLTLCSLLKMGFSETQAKEMHEGATKSRGKHVHSVLTALLLLGLNPSSILKIMQKCPEVYSLKGADLQQRIDHLRKMGLVEGVSLSVPLFPGSLQRMISRYPKVMLLPVKRVNMVSRLLREKCLFTIHQATDILRDSPEVLEQDLSKLEYKFQYAYFRMGVRQPEMVKAKLFRLSLSELRCRHCFLEQRGLYQTPDKKGQTLILNPPLKDILCVSEETYLVQVAMADADEFHVFRKLMAREQEEEGREDEYSSDEELEEDKDDDEDDDGLHRRKRHWNTGYKKDRK; encoded by the exons ATGGGTACACATGTATGCAGAAAACAG ATAGTGCGATGGATGTGGAGATGGAGTGTTTGTCCTGTGGCGGTGAGCAGAGGTTATATGCCGTTCTGCTCCACACAACAAAAGCCCCATCAAGCAAATCCATCTCCCATCAGTCAGGTCACCCACAGACCTGGGAATCAGCTCACCCTGTGCTCTTTGCTCAAGATGGGCTTCTCCGAAACTCAAGCCAAGGAGATGCACGAAGGTGCTACCAAGAGCCGTGGGAAACATGTTCATTCTGTTCTGACAGCACTGTTGCTCCTGGGCTTAAATCCATCCAGTATCCTGAAAATAATGCAGAAGTGTCCAGAAGTATATTCACTTAAAGGGGCAGACTTACAGCAGCGCATCGATCATCTGAGGAAGATGGGACTGGTAGAAG GTGTTTCCCTTTCTGTTCCACtgttcccag GTAGTCTGCAGAGGATGATCAGTCGCTACCCCAAAGTCATGCTTCTGCCAGTCAAGAGGGTAAACATGGTATCCCGACTGCTCAGAGAGAAATGCCTCTTTACCATCCATCAGGCCACAGACATCCTCAGAGACTCACCTGAGGTTTTGGAGCAGGATTTGTCCAAGCTGGAGTACAAATTTCAG TATGCATATTTCCGAATGGGTGTGCGGCAACCAGAGATGGTAAAGGCAAAGCTGTTCAGGTTGTCTCTCTCTGAGCTGCGGTGTCGTCACTGTTTTCTGGAGCAGAGGGGACTGTACCAGACACCAGACAAAAAGGGCCAAACTCTCATCCTTAACCCCCCTCTCAAAGACATCCTCTGCGTCTCTGAGGAAACCTACCTGGTGCAGGTCGCCATGGCAGATGCAGATGAGTTCCATGTTTTTCGCAAGCTGATGGCAAGAGAGCAAGAGGAAGAAGGGAGGGAGGACGAATACAGCAGTGATGAGGAGTTAGAGGAGGataaagatgatgatgaggatgatgacgGACTGCACCGGAGAAAGCGTCACTGGAACACTGGTTACAAGAAGGACAGGAAATGA
- the LOC109088390 gene encoding PAS domain-containing serine/threonine-protein kinase-like has translation MWLMHGRGSSPRGDSVCAADGDRSNSRMMKTDSFCMNQSFPSARNCTLNSMDASGDSHVGSSVAMRNLQISDLHCFHPVSPSSTQCPVMESSLLRQLMCTAPEKRGTALTINPNKAVLSINCTTLQVSDANEHACKLFECAYSDLIGRKLTSLLKASQMLEEGLKEETLDSDGNLVAISAKVVSAVSLTGAEFPVSVWLQIPEQRQQILELLLERVERITAHVTFTQNGGILSCDATFAHLYGYHAAEEMTGLSIMSLMPSLQIPFHCRTTPKVLRVQRLCVQARSGLVVPACVRLQAAVSCGRSPLQINGSAHPEPSDGSLISSRQTNGTPSGGKSGAGFVLSPSAGVLYSGSVCVFAPSSCLLTLLPNGTIHSLNNPFSSLLLGYNSSQLLGKDVTYLIPAFYERVCAADRSSHPSAHPHDTSSPSDRDPCRCSASANCPPADVLTLFTDMLSTCLKEDQQETCNPNTVLAGDSVMVHLAMHRRAGLGKGKRIFTGTSAKLEKESSVPSTMTSPAVTSTPLNGLDDTTELCEQVVDVTTQVSELDSANSSTALLQTFALVESLEVHKTCLSATRSAHYGPSEQLFARRDASKSPNSDNKEAPVNSCDTVPHPKPHTQACQCLEKAQLQDSSFEVISLGSGSSSGFCERLVGGSGPEKLDESQQGRQLVKSGSTFLDLNSNGDVIVHAMSEMDLNDSIEIPNASADLNHSLSSCDTAELLRTPSPFIVESDPEAEAQICPEQETTQKPAPSPQEQEQTTNPQKKTLEQLPINHLTKLREQWNSFSEHAIGCALDLQRGGVLLPGDTPATSTPKKVKVNSSIPEGRIHVTCYNSDGTPVEVQCDVRWVSLSSGGSLVCLWLSGSHLLLHHQEALQSTMSPTVRTGAPEHEALACSLAEAVRSDALRSSVDLEQSGACEGQFEEEYHPLRSIGKGAFGFVWLARRRIDGQEVVVKFIRKSAVVSECWVDDPDLGRVSQEVAILARLQHPNIVKVLEVFENEGFFQMVMEKHGDGLDLFEFIDLQPRLDEPLASYIFRQLVAAVSYLRGKRVLHRDIKDENIIINSKFQIRLIDFGSAALLEPGKLFYTFCGTLEYCSPEVLQGNPYEGPELEMWSLGVFLYTLLFSENPFGCVEETLQARLNPPCQISTELCALLAGLLHPVVDQRMTLEELLESQWIQQPINQAEYSWAEVFPSSNESTQHVESNSCVHRADILYLDLENNLSTSEDTPLVDEDDEEDEEQRRTIAALQSELLKYLTDE, from the exons ATGTGGCTGATGCACGGTCGGGGGAGCAGCCCCAGGGGCGACAGTGTGTGTGCTGCTGATGGTGACCGCAGTAACAGCAGAATGATGAAGACTGACTCCTTCTGCATGAACCAGTCGTTCCCCTCCGCACGCAACTGCACTCTCAACAGCATGGACGCATCAG GTGATTCTCATGTTGGTTCTTCCGTGGCGATGAGGAATCTTCAGATCTCCGATCTGCATTGCTTCCACCCCGTGTCTCCGTCATCAACTCAGTGTCCAGTGATGGAGAGCTCTCTGCTCAGACAGCTCATGTGTACTGCTCCAGAGAAGAGAGGCACAGCTCTCACCATCAACCCAAATAAAGCTGTCCTGTCCATTAACTGCACCACATTACAG GTTTCGGATGCAAATGAACATGCTTGTAAGCTGTTTGAGTGTGCATACAGTGATTTGATTGGCCGGAAGCTGACCTCTCTCCTAAAAGCCAGTCAGATGCTAGAGGAAGGCCTGAAGGAGGAGACACTGGATTCCGATGGGAACCTGGTTGCTATTTCTGCCAAAGTG GTGAGCGCAGTGAGTTTGACAGGAGCTGAGTTTCCTGTGTCTGTGTGGCTTCAGATACCGGAGCAGCGGCAGCAGATCTTAGAGCTCCTGCTGGAGCGAGTGGAGAGGATCACTGCACACGTGACGTTCACTCAAAAT GGCGGAATCCTCAGTTGTGATGCCACGTTTGCCCATCTCTATGGTTACCACGCTGCAGAGGAGATGACTGGCCTGTCGATCATGTCTCTGATGCCATCACTACAGATCCCCTTCCACTGCAGGACAACTCCCAAG GTGTTGCGTGTTCAGAGATTGTGTGTGCAGGCCAGGTCTGGTTTGGTGGTGCCAGCATGTGTCCGTCTGCAGGCTGCTGTGTCCTGTGGAAGATCACCGCTGCAGATTAACGGATCAGCACATCCAGAACCTTCTGATGGCTCATTAATAAGCTCTCGACAGACTAACGGAACTCCATCAG GTGGAAAATCAGGTGCGGGTTTTGTCCTGTCCCCCAGTGCAGGTGTGCTATActctgggtcagtgtgtgtgtttgctcccAGTAGCTGCCTCCTGACGCTCCTGCCCAACGGCACCATTCACAGTCTCAACAACCCCTTCAGCTCTCTGCTGCTCGGATACAACAGCAGTCAGCTGCTCGGAAAG GATGTCACATACCTGATACCAGCGTTTTATGAGCGAGTTTGTGCTGCGGACCGAAGCAGCCACCCTTCAGCTCATCCGCATGACACATCCAGCCCCTCTGACAGAG ACCCCTGTAGATGTTCTGCTAGTGCTAACTGTCCCCCTGCTGATGTTCTAACCCTCTTTACTGACATGCTCTCAACCTGTCTGAAGGAAGATCAGCAGGAGACATGTA ATCCAAACACAGTGCTTGCTGGAGACAGTGTGATGGTGCATCTAGCCATGCATAGGAGAGCAGGTCTTGGGAAAGGGAAGAGGATCTTCACTGGGACAAGCGCTAAACTAGAGAAAGAGAGCAGTGTCCCATCAACCATGACCTCACCTGCTGTCACCTCTACACCACTGAATGG GTTGGATGACACTACAGAGCTTTGTGAGCAGGTTGTGGATGTGACTACTCAAGTGTCTGAGTTGGACTCCGCCAACTCCAGTACAGCGCTGCTACAGACCTTTGCTCTGGTGGAGTCCCTGGAAGTCCACAAAACTTGCCTCTCTGCTACTCGCTCTGCTCATTATGGCCCATCAGAGCAGCTCTTTGCTAGACGAGATGCCTCCAAGTCCCCAAACTCAGACAATAAAGAAGCTCCAGTAAATTCCTGTGACACTGTGCCACATCCAAAACCTCACACACAGGCCTGCCAGTGTTTAGAGAAAGCCCAGCTTCAGGACTCCAGCTTTGAGGTGATTTCCCTGGGCAGTGGCTCATCGTCTGGGTTCTGCGAGCGGCTTGTGGGCGGTTCTGGTCCTGAAAAGTTAGATGAGTCTCAGCAGGGACGTCAGCTAGTGAAATCGGGCAGCACCTTTCTGGATTTGAACTCTAATGGAGATGTCATTGTTCATGCCATGTCAGAGATGGACCTGAATGACAGCATTGAGATCCCAAATGCATCTGCAGATCTTAACCATTCGCTAAGCTCATGTGACACCGCTGAGCTCCTGCGTACCCCTTCACCCTTCATTGTGGAATCCGACCCTGAAGCAGAAGCTCAAATCTGCCCAGAGCAAGAGACGACACAAAAACCTGCCCCATCACCACAAGAGCAAGAACAGACAACAAACCCTCAGAAGAAGACTCTAGAGCAACTGCCAATTAATCATCTAACCAAGCTTCGAGAGCAGTGGAATTCCTTTTCCGAACATGCTATCGGCTGTGCTCTGGATCTCCAGAGGGGTGGAGTTTTGTTGCCAGGCGACACTCCTGCCACCTCCACTCCGAAGAAGGTCAAGGTGAACTCTTCCATTCCAGAGGGCAGAATTCATGTGACCTGCTACAACAGTGATGGCACGCCAGTTG AGGTGCAGTGTGATGTACGCTGGGTGTCCCTGTCCAGCGGTGGCTCCCTGGTCTGTCTGTGGCTGAGTGGGAGTCATCTCCTGCTCCACCACCAGGAGGCACTACAGAGCACAATGTCTCCCACAGTGAGGACTGGAGCCCCAGAACATGAGGCCTTGGCTTGTAGCCTTGCTGAG GCAGTTCGTTCGGATGCCTTGCGCTCCTCTGTGGACCTAGAGCAGTCTGGAGCATGTGAGGGTCAGTTTGAAGAAGAGTACCATCCACTGCGCTCCATTGGAAAGGGAGCCTTCGGCTTTGTCTGGCTCGCTAGAAGACGGATAGATGGACAGGAA GTGGTTGTGAAGTTCATTAGGAAAAGTGCAGTGGTGAGTGAATGCTGGGTGGATGATCCTGATCTGGGTCGGGTCAGTCAAGAAGTGGCCATACTGGCTCGCCTGCAACACCCCAATATTGTGAAG GTGCTGGAGGTGTTTGAGAATGAGGGATTCTTCCAAATGGTCATGGAGAAGCATGGGGACGGGCTAGACCTGTTTGAGTTTATCGACCTGCAGCCAAGACTGGATGAGCCTCTAGCGAGCTACATCTTCAGACAG TTGGTAGCCGCAGTGAGTTACCTGCGTGGCAAAAGAGTGCTCCACAGGGACATAAAGGATGAAAATATCATCATAAACTCTAAATTCCAAATCCGGCTGATCGACTTTGGCTCTGCTGCCCTGCTGGAACCCGGGAAGCTCTTCTATACCTTCTGTGGCACTCTGGAGTACTGCTCACCAGAGGTGCTTCAGGGAAACCC ATACGAGGGTCCAGAGCTGGAGATGTGGTCTCTAGGAGTGTTCTTATACACCTTACTCTTCAGTGAAAACCCATTTGGCTGTGTGGAGGAAACCCTGCAGGCCCGACTCAACCCTCCATGCCAGATATCTACAG AGTTGTGTGCACTGTTGGCTGGTCTTTTGCACCCTGTGGTTGATCAAAGAATGACTCTAGAGGAGCTCTTGGAGTCGCAGTGGATTCAGCAACCCATAAATCAAGCAGAGTACTCGTGGGCAGAGGTCTTTCCCTCTAGCAATG aatcCACACAACATGTGGAGTCCAACTCATGTGTGCACCGGGCAGACATCCTCTACCTGGACCTCGAAAACAATCTGAGCACTTCAGAGGACACCCCTTTAGtagatgaagatgatgaggaggatgaggagcagaGGAGAACAATTGCGGCGCTGCAGTCTGAGCTGCTGAAATATCTCACAGATGAGTGA
- the LOC109088403 gene encoding transcription termination factor 4, mitochondrial-like isoform X2, producing MGTHVCRKQIVRWMWRWSVCPVAVSRGYMPFCSTQQKPHQANPSPISQVTHRPGNQLTLCSLLKMGFSETQAKEMHEGATKSRGKHVHSVLTALLLLGLNPSSILKIMQKCPEVYSLKGADLQQRIDHLRKMGLVEGSLQRMISRYPKVMLLPVKRVNMVSRLLREKCLFTIHQATDILRDSPEVLEQDLSKLEYKFQYAYFRMGVRQPEMVKAKLFRLSLSELRCRHCFLEQRGLYQTPDKKGQTLILNPPLKDILCVSEETYLVQVAMADADEFHVFRKLMAREQEEEGREDEYSSDEELEEDKDDDEDDDGLHRRKRHWNTGYKKDRK from the exons ATGGGTACACATGTATGCAGAAAACAG ATAGTGCGATGGATGTGGAGATGGAGTGTTTGTCCTGTGGCGGTGAGCAGAGGTTATATGCCGTTCTGCTCCACACAACAAAAGCCCCATCAAGCAAATCCATCTCCCATCAGTCAGGTCACCCACAGACCTGGGAATCAGCTCACCCTGTGCTCTTTGCTCAAGATGGGCTTCTCCGAAACTCAAGCCAAGGAGATGCACGAAGGTGCTACCAAGAGCCGTGGGAAACATGTTCATTCTGTTCTGACAGCACTGTTGCTCCTGGGCTTAAATCCATCCAGTATCCTGAAAATAATGCAGAAGTGTCCAGAAGTATATTCACTTAAAGGGGCAGACTTACAGCAGCGCATCGATCATCTGAGGAAGATGGGACTGGTAGAAG GTAGTCTGCAGAGGATGATCAGTCGCTACCCCAAAGTCATGCTTCTGCCAGTCAAGAGGGTAAACATGGTATCCCGACTGCTCAGAGAGAAATGCCTCTTTACCATCCATCAGGCCACAGACATCCTCAGAGACTCACCTGAGGTTTTGGAGCAGGATTTGTCCAAGCTGGAGTACAAATTTCAG TATGCATATTTCCGAATGGGTGTGCGGCAACCAGAGATGGTAAAGGCAAAGCTGTTCAGGTTGTCTCTCTCTGAGCTGCGGTGTCGTCACTGTTTTCTGGAGCAGAGGGGACTGTACCAGACACCAGACAAAAAGGGCCAAACTCTCATCCTTAACCCCCCTCTCAAAGACATCCTCTGCGTCTCTGAGGAAACCTACCTGGTGCAGGTCGCCATGGCAGATGCAGATGAGTTCCATGTTTTTCGCAAGCTGATGGCAAGAGAGCAAGAGGAAGAAGGGAGGGAGGACGAATACAGCAGTGATGAGGAGTTAGAGGAGGataaagatgatgatgaggatgatgacgGACTGCACCGGAGAAAGCGTCACTGGAACACTGGTTACAAGAAGGACAGGAAATGA